A window of the Microbacterium sp. LWH13-1.2 genome harbors these coding sequences:
- a CDS encoding phage holin family protein, protein MITFLFRALLYVVSAGLGLIVADLVLDGFQIQWDKWWGFVICILIFAIVQSVLAPWVSKIADRYAPVLMGGIGIVSTLIALVVVVLLPIGGLRIVDLTGWLLGAVIVWLVTALGSVLLPLIFLRKKVEKSRAR, encoded by the coding sequence GTGATCACGTTCCTCTTCCGCGCGCTCCTGTACGTCGTGTCCGCAGGTCTCGGCCTCATCGTCGCCGATCTGGTGCTCGACGGCTTCCAGATCCAGTGGGACAAGTGGTGGGGCTTCGTCATCTGCATCCTGATCTTCGCGATCGTGCAGAGCGTGCTCGCTCCCTGGGTCAGCAAGATCGCCGACCGCTATGCGCCGGTGCTGATGGGCGGCATCGGGATCGTGTCGACTCTGATCGCCCTGGTCGTCGTCGTGCTGCTGCCGATCGGCGGCCTGCGCATCGTCGATCTCACCGGCTGGCTGCTCGGCGCCGTGATCGTGTGGCTCGTCACGGCGCTCGGCAGCGTGCTGCTGCCTCTCATCTTCCTGCGCAAGAAGGTCGAGAAGTCGCGGGCTCGCTGA
- a CDS encoding CitMHS family transporter: MPDMLIGLPAAAEEAPTYDVAFVPPEWVLVLLGFTMVLAFMTLIMTKRLTPMVALILVPTVFGLFAGAGLGLGDMILDSIATMAPTAALLMFAIMFFGIMIDVGLFDPLIRMITRLLGDDPAKVVLGTAILAGAVSLDGDGSTTFIITTSAMLPIYLRLGMSPVVLTCVAGLMNGTLNIVPWGGPTVRAATALGLQPTEIFVPMLPALGVGILVTLGFAWMLGLQERRRLGRLDSDGRLTGADGGALSTLPKLFRGSDATPGARAALRTGNIVVVSGGRGPVAAASVDLADTAMADTMLDPARPTLRPQLIWFNLALTVAVMVLLVLDIMPLPYVFMVGAAVALLVNFRGIKDQASEIVAHAPSIVGVVSMVIAAGVLVGVLSGTGMVDAMATWITDVLPPALGPFLAPITGLLSIPFTFFMSNDAFYFGILPVLSQSAAAFGIDPVEMARASIIGQPVHLQSPLVPAILLLVSLASVNLGDHHRKVLWRATVVSLVMLGVGILSGAIPFFVAQ, from the coding sequence ATGCCCGACATGCTCATCGGCCTGCCCGCGGCCGCAGAAGAGGCGCCCACGTACGACGTGGCTTTCGTGCCGCCGGAGTGGGTTCTCGTCCTCCTCGGCTTCACCATGGTGCTGGCGTTCATGACGCTCATCATGACGAAGCGTCTGACGCCCATGGTGGCGCTGATCCTCGTCCCGACCGTCTTCGGCCTCTTCGCCGGTGCGGGCCTCGGCCTCGGGGACATGATCCTGGACTCGATCGCGACCATGGCGCCGACCGCCGCGCTGCTGATGTTCGCGATCATGTTCTTCGGCATCATGATCGACGTCGGCCTGTTCGATCCGCTCATCCGGATGATCACGCGTCTGCTGGGCGACGACCCCGCGAAGGTCGTGCTGGGCACGGCGATCCTCGCGGGCGCTGTCTCCCTCGACGGGGACGGATCGACGACGTTCATCATCACGACCTCGGCCATGCTCCCGATCTACCTGCGGCTCGGCATGAGCCCCGTTGTGCTCACCTGCGTGGCCGGACTCATGAACGGCACGCTGAACATCGTGCCGTGGGGCGGCCCGACCGTGCGAGCGGCGACGGCCCTCGGTCTGCAGCCCACCGAGATCTTCGTGCCGATGCTCCCCGCACTCGGCGTCGGCATCCTGGTGACGCTGGGCTTCGCGTGGATGCTCGGGCTGCAGGAGCGCCGACGGCTCGGACGGCTCGACTCCGACGGGCGGCTCACCGGAGCTGACGGCGGGGCGCTCTCGACGCTTCCGAAGCTCTTCCGCGGTTCCGATGCGACACCCGGTGCCCGCGCGGCGCTGCGCACCGGCAACATCGTCGTGGTGTCCGGCGGACGCGGCCCCGTCGCCGCCGCGAGCGTCGACCTCGCGGACACCGCGATGGCCGACACCATGCTCGACCCTGCCCGGCCTACGCTCCGACCCCAGCTGATCTGGTTCAACCTGGCGCTCACGGTCGCCGTGATGGTGCTGCTCGTTCTCGACATCATGCCGCTCCCGTACGTCTTCATGGTCGGCGCCGCCGTCGCCCTCCTCGTCAACTTCCGCGGGATCAAGGATCAGGCGTCCGAGATCGTCGCTCATGCGCCGAGCATCGTGGGGGTCGTGTCGATGGTGATCGCCGCGGGCGTGCTGGTCGGGGTCCTGTCCGGTACCGGCATGGTCGACGCCATGGCGACCTGGATCACCGACGTTCTCCCTCCGGCGCTCGGACCGTTCCTCGCGCCCATCACGGGCCTCCTGTCGATCCCGTTCACGTTCTTCATGTCGAACGACGCGTTCTACTTCGGCATCCTCCCTGTGCTGTCGCAGAGCGCTGCGGCGTTCGGGATCGACCCGGTAGAGATGGCGCGCGCGTCGATCATCGGACAGCCCGTGCATCTGCAGAGCCCGCTCGTGCCGGCGATCCTGCTGCTCGTCTCGCTGGCGAGCGTCAACCTCGGCGATCATCACCGGAAGGTGCTGTGGCGTGCGACGGTGGTGTCGCTGGTCATGCTCGGAGTCGGGATCCTGTCCGGTGCCATCCCCTTCTTCGTGGCGCAGTGA
- a CDS encoding F0F1 ATP synthase subunit delta — MGSATTQALAASTQSLAAAKDVTLDSARELFAAARTVAESSQLSGALTDPSAPADARQNVVSAVFGGFSQDVQNVLKTVVAQRWSSTSQLVDGVEELAIRAAAISSPQADIGGELFGFSRVIAANADLELALGTRLGGEDAKGALVERLLAGGVSDAAALIVSSLVRQPRERRIRQMLSRATRIVADQGDRVVATVHTAKPLTDAQRTRLSAALSRRYDGNVSLNEVFDPAVVGGLRVQIADDVIDGSISARLADLRQKLAG, encoded by the coding sequence ATGGGCAGCGCGACCACTCAGGCACTCGCGGCATCCACTCAGTCGCTTGCCGCAGCGAAGGACGTCACTCTCGACTCGGCCAGGGAGCTGTTCGCAGCTGCCAGGACCGTGGCGGAGTCGTCTCAGCTGAGCGGCGCGCTCACCGATCCCTCGGCTCCGGCAGACGCGCGACAGAACGTCGTGTCCGCGGTCTTCGGCGGATTCTCCCAGGACGTGCAGAACGTCCTGAAGACCGTCGTCGCTCAGCGCTGGTCCTCCACGTCGCAGCTCGTCGACGGCGTCGAGGAACTCGCCATCCGTGCCGCGGCGATCTCCAGTCCCCAGGCCGACATCGGGGGAGAGCTGTTCGGCTTCTCCCGGGTCATCGCCGCGAACGCGGATCTCGAGCTCGCGCTCGGAACCCGCCTCGGGGGAGAGGACGCCAAGGGCGCACTCGTCGAGAGGCTTCTGGCCGGCGGCGTCAGCGACGCCGCCGCGCTGATCGTCTCGTCGCTGGTCCGCCAGCCGCGTGAGCGTCGCATCCGGCAGATGCTGTCGCGGGCGACGCGCATCGTCGCTGACCAGGGCGATCGGGTGGTGGCGACGGTGCACACCGCGAAGCCGCTGACCGACGCGCAGCGCACGCGTCTGAGCGCCGCACTCTCGCGCCGCTACGACGGCAACGTATCCCTCAACGAGGTCTTCGACCCCGCCGTCGTCGGAGGTCTGCGTGTGCAGATCGCCGATGACGTCATCGACGGCAGCATCTCCGCTCGACTCGCCGACCTTCGCCAGAAGCTCGCGGGCTAA
- a CDS encoding F0F1 ATP synthase subunit B, whose translation MLNALVTNLAAEGETHNPLIPAWYDIIWSGLWFLVILVVVWKVALPKFTAMLDKRSAAIEGNIAKADEAQKQAEAALEEYTRQLAEARTEAGEIREAAREDGKKIVAEAKDTASSEAARITATAHTQIEAERQTALVSLRSEVGSLAIDLAGGVVGETLSDDARATAVVDRFLADLEASEKAAQ comes from the coding sequence ATGCTGAACGCTCTTGTCACGAACCTCGCAGCAGAGGGTGAAACACACAACCCGCTGATCCCTGCGTGGTACGACATCATCTGGTCGGGCCTGTGGTTCCTCGTCATCCTCGTCGTCGTGTGGAAGGTCGCCCTTCCGAAGTTCACGGCGATGCTCGACAAGCGGTCCGCCGCGATCGAGGGCAACATCGCCAAGGCCGACGAGGCCCAGAAGCAGGCTGAGGCCGCGCTCGAGGAGTACACCCGGCAGCTCGCCGAGGCGCGCACCGAGGCCGGAGAGATCCGCGAGGCCGCCCGTGAGGACGGCAAGAAGATCGTCGCCGAAGCCAAGGACACCGCGTCGAGCGAGGCCGCTCGCATCACGGCGACCGCGCACACGCAGATCGAGGCGGAGCGTCAGACCGCTCTCGTGTCGCTGCGCAGCGAGGTGGGCTCGCTCGCCATCGACCTCGCCGGTGGCGTGGTCGGCGAGACGCTCTCGGACGATGCTCGCGCGACGGCGGTCGTCGACCGCTTCCTCGCCGACCTCGAAGCATCCGAGAAGGCGGCTCAGTAA
- a CDS encoding MraY family glycosyltransferase has translation MKQYLFTIILTAAITFALTWAVWRLSLRFKLYPSIRERDVHTTPTPRLGGVAIFLGIAAAIGVSAANPFFANMWMPPQTMWSILAASLLIAIVGVVDDLWDLDWMIKLGAQFLAAGIITVGGGLQILSLPFGDLIVFSSWLSITITMFAIVIVMNAVNFIDGLDGLVAGVCLIANGVFFAYSYILTRDTGASSYFNLASFLAAVLIGACLGFLPFNWSPAKLFMGDSGALVLGLLMATSAIAVTGQLEPSALDPERLGRSQLLGAFIPILLPLLVVLLPLLDFGLAVLRRMNAGKSPFSPDRKHLHHRMLDLGHRDRDAVLIFYAWTAVISLAVLLMYVGAREDWPGQYIPGVAFGVVGIAACLVITLNPLRRRKSAASAEPDPTPVESP, from the coding sequence GTGAAGCAGTATCTCTTCACGATCATCCTGACCGCCGCGATCACGTTCGCGCTGACCTGGGCGGTCTGGCGGCTGAGCCTGCGGTTCAAGCTCTACCCGAGCATCCGCGAGCGGGATGTGCACACCACGCCGACCCCGCGTCTGGGTGGCGTCGCCATCTTCCTCGGCATCGCGGCGGCGATCGGGGTGTCGGCGGCGAACCCGTTCTTCGCGAACATGTGGATGCCGCCCCAGACCATGTGGTCGATCCTCGCCGCGTCGCTGCTGATCGCGATCGTCGGCGTGGTCGACGACCTCTGGGATCTCGACTGGATGATCAAGCTCGGCGCGCAGTTCCTCGCCGCCGGGATCATCACGGTCGGCGGCGGGCTGCAGATCCTGTCTCTGCCGTTCGGCGACCTGATCGTGTTCTCCAGCTGGCTGAGCATCACGATCACGATGTTCGCGATCGTCATCGTGATGAACGCGGTCAACTTCATCGACGGCCTCGACGGGCTGGTCGCCGGTGTCTGCCTGATCGCCAACGGAGTCTTCTTCGCGTACTCCTACATCCTGACCCGCGACACCGGCGCCTCCAGCTACTTCAACCTCGCCTCCTTCCTGGCAGCGGTCCTGATCGGCGCGTGCCTCGGATTCCTGCCGTTCAACTGGAGTCCGGCGAAGCTGTTCATGGGAGACTCCGGCGCTCTGGTCCTCGGGTTGCTGATGGCCACCTCGGCGATCGCGGTGACCGGTCAGCTGGAGCCGTCGGCGCTCGATCCTGAGCGCCTCGGACGCTCCCAGCTCCTCGGAGCCTTCATCCCGATCCTGCTGCCGCTGCTGGTCGTGCTGCTGCCGCTTCTCGACTTCGGCCTCGCGGTGCTCCGACGCATGAACGCCGGCAAGTCGCCGTTCTCGCCCGATCGCAAGCACCTGCACCACCGCATGCTCGACCTCGGACACCGCGACCGCGATGCCGTCCTGATCTTCTACGCCTGGACTGCGGTGATCTCCCTCGCCGTGCTCCTGATGTACGTCGGCGCCCGTGAGGACTGGCCAGGCCAGTACATCCCCGGCGTCGCCTTCGGAGTCGTCGGCATCGCCGCGTGCCTCGTCATCACCCTGAATCCTCTGCGCCGACGGAAGTCCGCGGCGTCTGCTGAGCCCGACCCGACACCCGTGGAGTCCCCGTGA
- the epsC gene encoding serine O-acetyltransferase EpsC, producing the protein MGMIGRMREDIAAARLRDPAARSAAEVALLYPGLHAIWAHRVSHALWRKRLRLLARATSQVARWLTGIEIHPGAQIGRRFFIDHGMGVVIGETAEVGDDVMLYHGVTLGGRTRDSGKRHPTLGDGVAVGAGAKILGPITIGEGSVVGANAVVTRDAPADSVLVGIPAKARARILGEDTKAMLTAPDYSI; encoded by the coding sequence ATGGGCATGATCGGCCGAATGCGCGAGGACATCGCGGCAGCTCGACTTCGCGACCCGGCTGCTCGCAGCGCAGCAGAGGTGGCGCTCCTCTATCCCGGACTGCACGCCATCTGGGCGCACCGCGTCTCGCATGCGCTCTGGCGTAAGCGCCTCCGTCTGCTCGCACGCGCGACGTCGCAGGTCGCGCGCTGGCTGACGGGCATCGAGATCCACCCCGGTGCGCAGATCGGGCGGCGATTCTTCATCGATCACGGCATGGGCGTGGTCATCGGAGAGACCGCCGAGGTCGGCGACGACGTGATGCTCTACCACGGGGTGACGCTCGGCGGCCGGACAAGAGACTCCGGCAAACGGCATCCCACCCTCGGCGACGGCGTCGCCGTGGGCGCGGGGGCGAAGATCCTCGGACCGATCACGATCGGCGAGGGATCGGTGGTCGGGGCGAACGCCGTGGTCACCCGCGATGCCCCCGCCGACAGCGTCCTGGTCGGGATCCCTGCGAAGGCTCGGGCGCGCATCCTCGGCGAGGACACCAAAGCGATGCTCACCGCGCCCGACTACTCCATCTGA
- the atpE gene encoding ATP synthase F0 subunit C: protein MDATTVLADINGHLASVGYGLAAIGPAIGVGIVVGKTIEGVARQPELAGRLQVLMWIGIAFTEALAFVGIAVGFIPFP from the coding sequence GTGGACGCTACTACGGTTCTCGCAGACATCAACGGTCACCTCGCTTCGGTCGGCTACGGCCTCGCCGCAATCGGCCCGGCCATCGGTGTGGGCATCGTCGTCGGCAAGACCATCGAGGGTGTCGCTCGTCAGCCCGAGCTGGCCGGCCGCCTCCAGGTCCTCATGTGGATCGGTATCGCCTTCACCGAGGCGCTTGCATTCGTCGGCATCGCCGTCGGATTCATCCCCTTCCCGTAA
- the atpB gene encoding F0F1 ATP synthase subunit A, whose product MPKLATDGEFHGPSIDEFFPEILFTVAGIPVHRIHLVQFIAVVAVVLILVLGTRRMKIVPGRFQSVVEMGLDFVRSNIAHDLLGRKDGNRFLPILTTIFFMVLFMNITGIIPFLNIAGTSIAAVPLTLALVSYITFIYAGIRKSPLGFFKNALFPAGVPWPVYIIVTPIEFLSTFIIRPVTLMLRLLMNMVVGHMLLVLCFAATQFFFFTAGGGWAALGVGTLAFGGAFTLFEILVAVLQAYVFTVLTAVYIQLAVAEEH is encoded by the coding sequence ATGCCCAAACTCGCCACTGACGGCGAGTTCCACGGACCTTCGATCGACGAGTTCTTCCCGGAGATCCTCTTCACTGTGGCGGGTATCCCCGTCCATCGAATCCACCTCGTCCAGTTCATCGCGGTGGTCGCCGTCGTGCTGATCCTGGTTCTCGGAACCCGTCGGATGAAGATCGTCCCCGGCCGCTTCCAGAGCGTCGTCGAGATGGGGCTGGACTTCGTCCGCTCCAACATCGCGCACGACCTCCTCGGGCGCAAGGACGGAAACCGGTTCCTGCCGATCCTGACCACGATCTTCTTCATGGTGCTGTTCATGAACATCACGGGAATCATCCCGTTCCTGAACATCGCCGGAACGAGCATCGCCGCCGTGCCGCTGACGCTCGCACTGGTGAGCTACATCACCTTCATCTACGCGGGCATCAGGAAGAGCCCGCTGGGCTTCTTCAAGAACGCGCTGTTCCCGGCGGGCGTGCCCTGGCCGGTCTACATCATCGTGACGCCGATCGAGTTCCTCTCGACCTTCATCATCCGGCCCGTCACGCTGATGCTCCGACTGCTGATGAACATGGTCGTCGGTCACATGCTCCTGGTGCTGTGCTTCGCAGCCACCCAGTTCTTCTTCTTCACCGCAGGTGGCGGCTGGGCCGCCCTCGGTGTCGGAACCCTCGCCTTCGGCGGCGCCTTCACTCTCTTCGAGATTCTGGTCGCCGTCCTCCAGGCATACGTCTTCACCGTCCTCACCGCGGTCTACATCCAGCTCGCGGTCGCAGAAGAGCACTGA
- a CDS encoding L-threonylcarbamoyladenylate synthase, translating to MSSIFDCGDESQLLAGMRHARQAIARGELIVMPTDTVYGVAADAFSPAAVQRLLDAKGRGRDQPPPVLVGTKETLHALAESVPEPVQRLVDAFWPGGLTIVLPAQPSLVWDLGETQGTVAVRMPEGRVALELLAETGPLAVSSANLTGRDAAISAFDAERMLGDSVSVYLADGVSRDGIASTIVDATSLVPRGAEPTTGGVRILRTGAVSRERLEEVLGDLLEPAEEPAESDGDS from the coding sequence ATGTCCTCCATCTTCGATTGCGGCGACGAGTCCCAGCTCCTCGCCGGCATGCGCCACGCCCGCCAGGCCATAGCCCGCGGCGAACTCATCGTGATGCCCACCGACACCGTCTACGGCGTCGCCGCCGATGCCTTCTCGCCCGCCGCGGTGCAGCGACTCCTCGACGCGAAGGGCCGCGGACGAGATCAGCCACCGCCCGTCCTCGTCGGCACGAAGGAGACCCTGCACGCGCTCGCGGAGTCGGTGCCGGAGCCCGTGCAACGACTCGTCGACGCGTTCTGGCCCGGCGGCCTGACGATCGTGCTGCCGGCCCAGCCGTCGCTCGTCTGGGACCTGGGGGAGACCCAGGGCACCGTCGCCGTGCGCATGCCCGAAGGGCGTGTCGCTCTCGAGCTGCTCGCCGAGACCGGTCCGCTCGCGGTGTCGAGCGCGAACCTGACCGGTCGCGATGCGGCGATCTCGGCGTTCGATGCCGAGCGGATGCTCGGTGACAGCGTGTCCGTCTACCTCGCCGACGGCGTGAGCCGCGACGGCATCGCCTCGACCATCGTCGACGCCACATCCCTCGTCCCTCGTGGAGCCGAGCCGACCACGGGCGGCGTACGCATCCTCCGCACCGGCGCGGTCAGCCGCGAGCGGCTCGAGGAGGTGCTCGGCGATCTGCTCGAGCCCGCTGAAGAGCCTGCGGAATCGGACGGGGATTCGTGA
- the cysK gene encoding cysteine synthase A has protein sequence MPGIHSDITSAFGNTPLVRLNRVTEGLGATVLAKLEFYNPASSVKDRLGIAIVDAAEASGELKPGGTIVEATSGNTGIALAMVGAARGYKVILTMPASMSKERRMLLRAFGAELVLTDPTKGMTHAISEAEAIAARTPGAVLAKQFANEANPAIHRRTTAEEILRDTEGSVDYLVAGIGTGGTITGVGQVLKERVPGVQIVAVEPKDSPILTEGHPGPHKIQGIGPNFVPPILDRDVLDEVIDVTFDDAIRVARETASREGILVGMSSGAAIWAALQVAQRPEAAGKTIVVIIPSFGERYLSTALYEHLRES, from the coding sequence ATGCCCGGTATCCACTCCGACATCACCAGCGCGTTCGGCAACACTCCTCTGGTTCGCCTCAACCGGGTCACCGAGGGTCTCGGCGCGACCGTGCTCGCCAAGCTCGAGTTCTACAATCCGGCGTCGAGCGTCAAGGACCGGCTCGGCATCGCGATCGTCGACGCTGCTGAGGCGTCCGGCGAGCTGAAGCCCGGGGGCACGATCGTCGAGGCGACCAGCGGCAACACCGGTATCGCACTGGCGATGGTCGGTGCAGCACGCGGCTACAAGGTGATCCTCACGATGCCCGCGTCGATGTCGAAGGAGCGGCGCATGCTCCTCAGGGCTTTCGGAGCCGAGCTCGTCCTCACCGACCCGACGAAGGGCATGACGCACGCGATCTCCGAGGCTGAGGCCATCGCCGCCCGGACGCCGGGTGCCGTGCTGGCGAAGCAGTTCGCCAATGAGGCGAACCCCGCCATCCACCGCCGGACCACAGCCGAGGAGATCCTCCGCGACACCGAGGGCTCCGTCGACTACCTCGTCGCGGGCATCGGGACCGGCGGAACGATCACCGGGGTCGGCCAGGTGCTGAAGGAGCGCGTCCCGGGCGTTCAGATCGTCGCCGTCGAGCCCAAGGACTCCCCCATCCTGACCGAGGGACACCCAGGACCGCACAAGATCCAGGGCATCGGACCGAACTTCGTGCCGCCGATCCTCGACCGCGACGTCCTCGATGAGGTCATCGACGTCACCTTCGACGATGCCATCCGGGTCGCACGGGAGACAGCGAGCAGAGAGGGCATCCTCGTGGGCATGTCGAGCGGTGCCGCCATCTGGGCCGCTCTGCAGGTCGCGCAGCGTCCGGAGGCCGCGGGGAAGACCATCGTCGTCATCATCCCCTCGTTCGGTGAGCGCTACCTCTCGACCGCTCTGTACGAGCACCTGCGGGAATCCTGA
- the prmC gene encoding peptide chain release factor N(5)-glutamine methyltransferase — MPDLSLASAVHAAARRLAEAGVPDPLVDAELLAGHILGVRRGEVQAAVIRGDAIADDAAVAFDATVTRRSAREPLQHITGTAPFRHLELAVGPGVFVPRPETETVVQYAIDALLGSSSPEPIGVDLGTGSGAIALAMATEVPHSRIFATELSPDAYPWAARNTAGVDNLTLVNEDLAHAFGDLDGTASVVISNPPYVPDAAVPRDPEVRLYDPTMALYGGEDGLDIVRVLSVRALELLHPGGLLVIEHGELQGEEIRSILTRDGWRAAATHRDLTLRDRATTALRP; from the coding sequence ATGCCTGATCTCTCCCTCGCCTCCGCGGTGCACGCCGCCGCCCGACGACTCGCGGAGGCCGGGGTCCCGGATCCGCTCGTCGATGCGGAGCTCCTGGCGGGACACATCCTCGGTGTGCGGCGGGGCGAGGTGCAGGCTGCCGTGATCAGGGGTGATGCGATCGCCGACGACGCTGCGGTCGCCTTCGACGCGACCGTCACTCGCCGCTCGGCGAGGGAGCCGCTGCAGCACATCACCGGGACGGCGCCGTTCCGGCACCTCGAGCTCGCGGTCGGACCCGGCGTCTTCGTCCCCCGGCCCGAGACCGAGACCGTGGTGCAGTACGCGATCGACGCCCTTCTGGGATCGTCGTCGCCCGAGCCCATCGGCGTCGACCTCGGCACCGGAAGCGGGGCCATCGCGCTGGCCATGGCGACCGAGGTGCCCCACTCCAGGATCTTCGCGACGGAGCTGTCTCCCGATGCCTATCCGTGGGCGGCGAGGAACACCGCAGGAGTCGACAACCTGACGCTGGTCAACGAGGACCTCGCCCACGCCTTCGGCGATCTCGACGGCACGGCGTCAGTCGTGATCTCGAACCCGCCGTACGTGCCTGACGCCGCCGTGCCCCGCGACCCCGAGGTGCGGCTGTACGATCCGACGATGGCGCTGTACGGGGGAGAGGACGGCCTCGACATCGTGCGTGTCCTCAGCGTCCGCGCCCTCGAGCTCCTGCATCCGGGCGGACTGCTCGTGATCGAGCACGGGGAGCTGCAGGGGGAGGAGATCCGCAGCATCCTCACCCGCGACGGATGGCGCGCAGCGGCTACGCACCGCGACCTGACCCTGCGGGATCGGGCCACGACCGCTCTGCGCCCCTGA
- a CDS encoding sensor histidine kinase, translated as MSKTTTIRPRFATRTLLLHLATVALVVALCTGVYLAVAVQQLRAEAESTALGIARTLAEDPQVRADVALISAANDAPDAEALRDGDLQRIAMGVSARTDALFVVITDEDGIRLAHPISSRIGEVVSTPFEEVLRGNEVVDWQTGTLGESARAKVPVRDDAGIPVGEVSVGFERTGVFDDLPPLLAVIGVTALGALALAVLAFLLLRRRWERLTLGVQPEELVALVQNQTAVLNGVDDGVLAVDAAGIVRVSNDAADRMLGLDAPVGRPFADLGLPAAVLETVTGDRARSSALVDDRVLYLDSRPVVRDGRALGDVLIIRDRTDLIALTERLETVRTMTAALRVQRHEFANRMHVAAGLIDAERVDDARAFLGELVERGSVAFPVAGLDLLGDSFLHSFLGAKGVEAGERGVALRIADETQLIGSVAAPEDVAAVLGNLVDNAVTAAVEGQSSPRWVEVAVLGDGDALVVTVADSGAGLGGVDPLSPHSSADATDDRVHGHGIGLPLAREIARRSGGELWVIDPGGAQHGAVFAARLSGAVSPVAPAQKESS; from the coding sequence GTGTCGAAGACGACGACGATCAGGCCGCGGTTCGCGACGCGCACGCTCCTGCTGCACCTCGCCACCGTCGCGCTCGTGGTCGCGCTGTGCACGGGCGTGTACCTCGCTGTCGCCGTGCAGCAGCTGCGCGCCGAGGCCGAGTCGACCGCTCTCGGCATCGCCAGGACGCTGGCGGAGGATCCGCAGGTCCGGGCAGATGTCGCGCTCATCTCCGCAGCGAACGATGCACCGGATGCCGAGGCGCTCAGAGACGGAGACCTGCAGCGCATCGCGATGGGCGTGTCGGCCCGCACGGATGCACTGTTCGTCGTGATCACCGATGAGGACGGCATCCGCCTCGCCCATCCCATCAGCTCGCGCATCGGCGAAGTCGTCAGCACGCCGTTCGAAGAGGTCCTCAGAGGCAACGAGGTCGTCGATTGGCAGACCGGCACGCTCGGCGAGTCCGCGCGTGCCAAGGTCCCCGTCCGCGACGACGCAGGGATTCCCGTGGGCGAGGTCAGCGTCGGCTTCGAACGGACAGGGGTCTTCGACGACCTGCCCCCGCTGCTCGCTGTGATCGGCGTCACCGCGCTCGGCGCACTCGCACTGGCCGTCCTCGCATTCCTCCTCCTCCGCCGACGCTGGGAACGCCTCACCCTCGGCGTCCAGCCGGAGGAGCTCGTCGCACTCGTGCAGAACCAGACGGCGGTCCTGAACGGCGTCGACGACGGCGTGCTGGCCGTCGACGCCGCCGGGATCGTCAGGGTGAGCAACGACGCCGCAGATCGGATGCTGGGGCTCGACGCCCCCGTCGGCCGCCCCTTCGCCGACCTCGGACTCCCTGCAGCCGTGCTCGAGACCGTGACGGGTGACCGAGCACGGTCCAGCGCCCTCGTCGACGACCGCGTGCTGTACCTCGACTCGAGGCCCGTCGTGCGTGACGGACGGGCCCTGGGCGATGTGCTGATCATCCGCGATCGCACCGACCTCATCGCTCTGACCGAGCGGCTGGAGACGGTGCGCACCATGACCGCCGCGCTGCGCGTGCAGAGGCACGAGTTCGCCAACCGCATGCATGTCGCCGCAGGACTCATCGACGCGGAGCGGGTGGATGATGCCCGGGCCTTCCTCGGCGAGCTGGTCGAGCGCGGCTCCGTTGCCTTCCCCGTCGCCGGCCTCGACCTGCTGGGCGACTCCTTCCTGCATTCGTTCCTCGGCGCCAAGGGCGTCGAGGCGGGCGAGCGCGGCGTCGCGCTCCGCATTGCAGACGAGACGCAGCTGATCGGCAGCGTGGCAGCACCGGAGGACGTCGCAGCCGTGCTGGGCAATCTGGTCGATAACGCCGTGACCGCCGCCGTCGAGGGCCAGAGCTCGCCCCGCTGGGTCGAGGTCGCCGTGCTCGGTGATGGCGATGCACTCGTGGTCACGGTCGCGGACTCGGGAGCGGGTCTCGGAGGCGTCGATCCCCTGTCGCCGCATTCTTCCGCCGATGCCACGGATGACCGAGTGCACGGTCACGGCATCGGGCTTCCGCTCGCACGCGAGATCGCACGGCGGAGCGGCGGGGAGCTCTGGGTCATCGACCCCGGAGGAGCGCAGCACGGCGCCGTGTTCGCCGCGCGCCTCAGCGGCGCCGTCTCCCCCGTCGCGCCAGCTCAGAAGGAGAGTTCATGA